TCAGAAATTATCCTCCATATATATTTGGCGGATTTGTAATTATGTCAATGTCAACGGTGAAGAATTTTACCGTAGCAGCACAATATACCCAGTTGTTTAAATTTGAGGATGTTTATCTAGGAATTCTAGCAGCCAGACTTGGAATAAGGATTCGTGATAATGCATTTGTAAATTCGGGACGGACATTTACCGCATCCTCCTCCTTCAAATCTATAATTGCTTCTCACTACTACGGCAATCTAAAAGATTTAAGGAACGCTTGGGATTGTCATCTGAGTATTCTGGACGGGGACCACGGTAAATCGGTGTTTTGTGACTTTATAGGAAAGCGACTGAAACAGTTAAAATCTGAAATAAATAGCATAGCCGATTGGATGGAATTTGTGCAGAACGAAATTGTGTGAACCTTTGAATCATGTATAAAGAGAGAATGCATTGTAGCAGAATCcgtgaaaaaatattttaattatgttGGCAGATTCCTGAATGATATCATTTTCACAAATTGAACTATTTAACGCTTGCGGCGTTATAAGCATGATGTATACATTTTCAGTTTTCAAAATGATGAAACAGGCATCTTAAAactatttataaatacaaattaaaagtaATAAATTAACCAATATGTTTCCTGACTAATTTCATAAAGAAATTCTCGGTGTGTATTTCAATCTTAATCCTGTCAATCTAGCGTTTgctagaaatataagtaaatattaataatattaaagtATAAATTGTGTGCTTTATACTTAAAATGCGGCAGAGTTAAACAAAATCAGTATAGAAATATCTCCTCATCATCTGAATTCATAAAATCCGGAGTTCCACAAGGATCGATACTTGGTCTCTTAGTGTCTATATAGTTCCTGTAATTGACATACTGCTATATGTGAAAAATTGACAAATAGATATGTATGCAGATGATAGTACTATGCATGTAAAGGGTATTGACTATGAAGGAGTTACATGTCAACTCCAAGAAAATTTGAACCAAATTGTTAACTGGTGTACAAATAACAACATTAAACTAGATTAACGGAAGACTAAATTTATGTTAATTTCCAGAATACAAAAATCAGATGATCATATACCCATGGTATTGTATGCAGATAATGAGGAAATACATTATACCTCATGTCAAAAGCTTTTGAGTGTATAccttaaagatactccaccgccgacagagcatgattggtgtttaatcgtgtatataatagtctcaTTAACACagacaataatataaaataatgtatattgcctttggtacatgcgcatttcagtagttcattccatataggatatagtgatacggattttttttcgggatgcaattaattatttttcatatttttaacttgaagtaaaattagaagctcaaacttttcaatggtggtaatggtgtaaagtaagtaacttttgtaactgaagaaaaatactaaatcgtctgctcctgtagcagaatagtgaaaaaataccatttgtcaacggtggagcatctttaataaaaacCTCACTTGGTCagaacaaatataaaacaagcGGTATCAAAACTAGTCAGGGCAGTTGCTTTAGTGTGTAGGATGTCTAGGTCAGTTGCTTTAGTGTGTAGGATTTCTAGGTCAGTTGCTTTAGTGTGTAGGATGTCTAGGGCAGTTGCTTTAGTGTGTAGGATGTCTAGGGCAGTTGCTTTAGTGTGTAGGATGTCTAGGTCAGTTGCTTTAGTGTGTAGGATGTCTAGGGCAGTTGCTTTAGTGTGTAGGATGTCTAGGTCAGTTGCTTTAGTGTGTAGGATGTCTAGGGCAGTTGCCGTAGTGTGTAGATGTCTAGGATTCTCAGTTGCTTTAGTGTGTAGAATTTCTAGGGCAGTTGCCGTAGTGTGTAGGATGTCTAGGTCAGTTGCTTTTGTGTGTAGGATGTCTAGGGCAGTTGTTTTAGTGTGTAGGATGTCTAGGACAGTTGTTTTAGTGTGTAGGATGTCTAGGACAGTTGCTTTAGTGTGTAGGATGTCTAGGGCAGTTGCTTTAGTGTGTAGGATGTCTAGGGCAGTTGCTTTAGTGTGTAGGATGTCTAGGGCAGTTGCTTTAGTGTGTAGGATGTCTAGGGCAGTTGCTTTAGTGTGTAGGATGTCTAGGACAGTTGCTTTAGTGTGTAGGATGTCTAGGGCAGTTGCTTTAGTGTGTAGGATGTCTAGGGCAGTTGCTTTAGTGTGTAGGATTTCTAGGGCAGTTGCTTTAGTGTGTAGGATGTCTAGGGCAGTTGCTTTAGTGTGTAGGATGTCTAGGGCAGTTGCTTTAGTGTGTAGGATGTCTAGGGCAGTTGCTTTAGTGTGTAGGATGTCTAGGGCAGTTGCCGTAGTGTGTAGGATGTCTAGGTCAGTTGCTTTAGTGTGTAGAATGTCTAGGGCAGTTGCTTTAGTGTATAGGATGTCTAGGGCAGTTGCTTTAGTGTGTAGGATTTCTAGGGCAGTTGCTTTAGTGTGTAGGATGTCTAGGGCAGTTGCTTTAGTGTGTAGGATGTCTAGGGCAGTTGCTTTAGTGTGTAGGATGTCTAGGGCAGTTGCTTTAGTGTGTAGGATGTCTAGGGCAGTTGCTTTAGTGTGTAGGATGTCTAGGGCAGTTGCTTTAGTGTGTAGGATGTCTAGGGCAGTTGCTTTAGTGTGTAGGAT
This portion of the Argopecten irradians isolate NY chromosome 6, Ai_NY, whole genome shotgun sequence genome encodes:
- the LOC138326447 gene encoding uncharacterized protein: MSYFFFAHCKESNKFNKVFDKVKKDSCESPPWIEISLSYSQDILHTKATALEILHTKATALDILHTKATALDILHTKATALDILHTKATALDILHTKATALDILHTKATALDILHTKATALDILHTKATALDILHTKATALEILHTKATALDILYTKATALDILHTKATDLDILHTTATALDILHTKATALDILHTKATALDILHTKATALDILHTKATALEILHTKATALDILHTKATALDILHTKATVLDILHTKATALDILHTKATALDILHTKATALDILHTKATALDILHTKATVLDILHTKTTVLDILHTKTTALDILHTKATDLDILHTTATALEILHTKATENPRHLHTTATALDILHTKATDLDILHTKATALDILHTKATDLDILHTKATALDILHTKATALDILHTKATDLEILHTKATDLDILHTKATALTSFDTACFIFVLTK